The nucleotide sequence ACCACTCGCACCGGACTCGATTCCATTCTGAATCTCAGAAAGTCCGTTTTTCATGTCGCCGATTCCATTGTTCGCTTGTTGTGTACCTTGGAGCAACTGTTCTACGCCGCTTTCTGCTTCTTTTAATTGAGGCTGAGATTCTTTTAACTGGCTTGCACCATCTGCTAAACCGGATTGAATTTGATCAATTCCATCAATACTTTTTCCAATGCCTTCGCCTAGTTGGCCGGTTTGACTTGTGATGGTAAAGTCTTCGAGCAACTCACCTGTCGGACGTGTTGCACTTCGAACGGATTTGACACCATCGATATTTGCTAATTCCTTAGAAATTAATTCGATGTCCTCAAACTCTTGCGAGGAGTCTATTTTCCCTTTGGTTTCTAGCACGACCGTTGTTGGCATGGCTTCCCCTGGCCCCACACTATCTGAGATCCAGTCAAATGCTTTTACGGAACCGTACTCGTCACCAATTTCTTCTAAAGAGTTGTAGGATTTTGACCCGTCATAGGTTACGAGACTTGGTACAACAAATGCTAGAACAATAAGCAATGCGATTAAAGGACGAGTCCATGCAAAGCTCCCAACAGATCCCCAAAGCTTACTTTCACTATGTGATACGTTTTTATCAAATGGCCAGAATAGCTTTTTCCCTAAGACTACAAGGAAAAATGGAACGAGTGTGGCCAAAGCAATCAGTACGACTGCAACCCCTACAGCAACTGCCACAGCGGATTGGTAAAGGGAGAATGTCGATAGCCCGATTGTAGAGAAACCGATTAGTACAGCAAGACCTGAAAAGAACACCGTTTTTCCAGCTGCTTTATACGTAGCAATGACAGCTTCTCCTACCGATTCGTGGTGAGCAAGTTCTTCCTTAAATCTACTAATTAATAAAATACAGTAATCTGTTCCAATCCCGAACATAACCGCAACCATGAATATTTGCGTGAACGTGGAAAGTGGAAAATCGATGGTATCTGCTAGAATGGATACCACACCTTGTGCCGCTAAGTAACTGATCCCTACTGTTAATAATGGGATGAATGGAGCAACTAAGGAACGGAACACGATAAATAGGATTAATAGAATAAATCCTACTGTAATGTATTCTGTTTTCTTTAATCCCTCTTCTGAGTTAATAACAACGTCTTGAGAAATAAATGCTTCTCCTGTTAGAAGATGGTCAACTTCAACATCTTCCACAGCCTCATTAATTTCATCGCGTGCTTTTTCAATTTCTCGATCTTCTAATGATACTTCAAACGGCACTAGTATCGTTGTGTTGTCTTCAGAAACTACTTGTTCTTCAATCCGTGGATCGTCCTGAAAGGAGAGGATTTCTGAAAGCCCCAGTTTGTCGGATTGATCTTGTAAAGTTTCAATCGCATCCCCGACTTCTGATTTTTCAGCGTCTGTTAGAGCTTCATCCTCATGAAATACCATAACGGCACTAATGGTATCCTTGTTGTTATTCTCCGACATCCGCTCAATCATCTGAGCTGCTTCCGTAGAAGAATAACCATCTGGAACGCCGATTTGTCCTTTTTCCCGAACGAGCTCTTGCAGGTTTGGAGAAAATATAAACAAGCAAGCAGCTACTACAATCCAAGCTGCAAGGACTACCCAGCGAAAGCGTATAATTTGTTTCACCCTGTGTGCCTCCCTATCTTTCTCTAAGTATAGTAACGAGTTTTTCTAAAGAATGAACGAAAGTCGTTACTTCTTCTTTACTAAATTGTGTCAAAATATCCCCAAGTACTTCATATAATCTTTCTGTTCCTTCTTCTACAAGCGCTTTTCCTTTTTCAGTGAGCTGTAAATACACAATACGTCGATCCTCTTCGTCACGACGACGATCAATTAGCCCTCTTTCAAAAAGACGGTTAACCTGAGCTGTGACTGCGCTCTTCCCAATGGAGAATTCATTAGCGATTTCCGTGCTGGTCGTTGGTTGGTGCTTGTCAAGAAATCGTAAGGTTCCGAATTGGTCGGTTGTTAGCTCCTGATGTACTTTATCATTCATGATCACATTAACTCTACGGTTTACTTCATTCATCGTTGAGGTGTAAAGCTCAATGAGTTCATGTAGCTCGAGCTTGTTCATATTGTCACTCCTGTCCAATTGGTTTCACAAATGAATAGTTCAATAAGTGAACTATTATAAAATAGCATGACTGATTACGAAAATCAAGTAGGATAACATGAAAAGTTATTCCATGGTAAACTAGACAAAGAATGGACTTACATAATATAAAATGATTTTTTAATAGAGGAAGGGAAGAAGACCATGAATGCACATATTTGTAGATACTGTAGAAAAGAAATAAAAAATCGAGATCAATTACTAACTGGGGTAAGTTGGTTTCGGATTCGACCTTTTCACTATGTCTGCTTTCAAAAATTAATAGGGGATGCGGGAGTTATTTGGAATACGTGGAGGCCGATTAATACACAAGGTGGAACAATTAGTGCTTTGCTCATGTTAGCTCTCGTAATTTGGATGGCCGTTAGTGACTTTAGAGGAATTTGGGGTGATTTGTTAGGACTCGTTGCCTTCTATCCTGTTTTAGTTCGAGTGTTATCGTTTGCTTTATATGAAAGAAAGTTACCAAAGATATAGCTGTTTTCTGAACGGCTATTTTTTTAGGTTTAAATTTTTAAAAAGAGGGAAAGTAGGTTATTAGCACGGTGTTTGTCAGTTTTTCCTTCTTTTTCTAGATGAGTTAGGAAAACAGAGGTATTAGGACAATAAGTACATATGGACAAGTTAAAACACTAATAAACATTAGTCACTCGAATTAAAAGGGGAATATCAAGAGGGAGTAGGTTTGGGTAAAGTGTTTAATCTGTAGTAAAATGTATGTTGTTGTCGCATTTTAGCGAAACCCTCTTTTCCTCATGCACTATTGTTTCATTTCTTGCTAATTCTCCGGCGAATGATTTTCATTTTCACATTGATATTGTGTCTTACCGGATATTGAACTGACTACTAAGTTCAGAATATTGGGATTATTTGTGCGGAGGAAGGGGAAGAGTTTTAAATAAAAGGGGAGAGATATATGAAGAAGGTATTTGTAGGTGTTTCATTATTATTGTTGTTTATTCTTGCTGCCTGCGGTGGGTCAGGAGGTGGAGATGGCGAAGAGTCTTTGGATAAAATTGTACTAGCTGATGCGGGTTGGGATAGCATCCGTTTTCACAACGCTGTAGCGCAAACCATCATGGAAGAAGGATATGGGTACGAGACAGAAGTGAAACCTGGATCAACTGCTGCAACAATTCAAGGCTTACGTGAAGGTGACATAAATGTGTACATGGAAGTATGGACAGACAATATTAAAGAAGTGTACAACGAAGCAATTGAAGCTGGGGATTTTGAAAATGTGTCTACGAACTTCGATGACAACACACAAGGACTTTATGTTCCAACGTATGTGATTGAAGGAGATGAGGAGCGTGGTATTGAACCAATGGCTCCAGATTTGAAAACAGTTGCTGATTTAAAAAACTATCCAGAACTATTTGAAGATCCGGAAGATCCTGGTAAAGGTCGTTTAATCAATGCTCCAAGTGGTTGGGCGGTAGCTGAAACAATCACACAAAAATTTGAAACGTATGGACTTGGAGAAACGTTTAACAACTTTATGCCAGGTTCTGATGCTGCAATCGTGACTTCTTTGGCGGATGCGTATGATTCTGGAGAAGCTTGGGTTGGATACTATTGGTCTCCAACAGCAGTAACTGCTATGTACGACTTAACATTACTAGAAGAGCCTCCATATGATGAGGAAACCTGGAAAGAAAATAAAGGGACTGAGTTCCCTCCAAATGATGTAATAGTAGCCACACACAAGGACTTCAAAGACCAAGCACCAGAGGTCTACGAATTTCTGAAGAACTATGAAACGAGCAGCGCGTTAACAGAAGAAGCGCTTGTTTATATGAACGAAAATGAAGCTTCTGCAGAAGATGCTGCTGTTTGGTGGATAAAAGAACACGAGGATCTATGGACAAAGTGGGTTCCCGAAGACATTGCAACTAAAGTAAAAGATTCTCTATAAGATTCATAGAGGGTAGCTGGCTGCTACAGTCAGCTACTTTCTCATTTAATCAGATTCTATTAAAAGGTGAGGTGAACAAGCTGTATTCCGTACAGCGTTGCCTATGATGAATTTTCCTGACATTCAAAGTAACTTAGGTAAGTATGTAGAAGAATTCGTTGAATTCCTGGACGAATCATTAGCTGGTTTATTTGATTTTATCTTTTTTATTGCTTCACGTTCCATTAACGGAATCGAAGCATTTCTAAACATGATTCCTTGGTGGGTATTTATTTTATTAATCGTTTTACTTGGGTGGTATTTCCGCTCCTTAACATCCGGTATTATTTACGGTATCTTTATTTTCTTAATTGGCACGTTCGGTTTGTGGGAAGAGATGATGATGACGATATCTGTTGTGATGACGGCTGTTATCATATCTTTACTCATCGGGATTCCTCTAGGTATTTGGATGGCGTTTAGTAAAAAATTCTCAATGGTTATGAGACCGTTACTCGATGCCATGCAAACCATGCCTAGTTTCGTGTATCTAATCCCTGCTATCTTTTTCTTCGGACTGGGAAATGTCTCGGCAATCTTCGCAACTTTAATCTACGCACTACCTCCAGTTATTCGTTTAACGGAATTAGCGATCAGAGGGGTCGATCCAGAAGTGATTGAATCGGCACAATCTTTTGGTTCCTCTAAATGGCAAATGCTGAAAAAGGTTCAATTGCCACAAGCATTACCAACTATTATGGCGGGTGTAAACCAAACGACGATGATGGCATTAGCTATGGTCGTTATTGCTTCCATGGTTGGGGCACAAGGACTTGGAGAACAAGTGCTTATCTCGATTAACCGAATTGACATTGCGTTAGGGTTTGAAGCAGGTATTAGTATCGTATTTTTAGCCATTATCATTGATCGAATCTCCGGCGGTGTAGCGGATCGATTCCAAAAGCATAGGAGGGCTAAATAATGAGTAACGAAAAGATAAAAATAGACCATGTATCAAAAATATTTGGTCCGAAGCCAAAGTCGGTTATTAATCTAGTAGAACAAGGCATGACAAAAGCAGAAATTTTAGAAGAAACTGGACATACGGTAGGAGTTTATGATGCTTCGATGGAAATCAATGAAGGTGAAATTTTTGTTATCATGGGGCTTTCCGGAAGTGGGAAATCTACATTAATCCGTTGCTTTAATTTATTAAATAAGCCAACAGGTGGGGCGATTTATGTAGATGGAGAGAATATCGTAGAATATAACCCTACAAAACTTAAAAAATTTCGTCAAGACAAGATTGCGATGGTGTTCCAACACTTTGGATTATTTGATCATAGAACTGTTCTAGGTAATATTGAGTATGGCTTAGAAATTAAAGGTATTCCTAAGGAAGAACGAGAAAAAATTGCCAGAGAAAACCTTGAAATCGTAGGGTTGAAAGGGTATGAGGACAAATACCCTGATGAACTTTCTGGTGGAATGCAGCAACGGGTTGGACTTGCTAGAGCATTGACTAATGACCCGGATATTTTGCTGATGGATGAACCTTTTAGTGCCCTGGATCCGTTGATTCGCCGTGATATGCAGCTTGAACTTTTGGATATTCAAGAACGCCTCAAAAAAACGATTATCTTTATTACACATGATGTGAATGAAGCATTTAAGCTTGGGGATCGCGTCGCTGTCATGAAGGATGGAAAAGTCGTTCAAGTCGGTTCTCCAGAGGAAATTATTGCAGAACCAGCTAATGATTATATTTCTAATTTCATTAAAGATATCGATCGCTCCAAAGTACTTCAAGCCGACCATGTAATGAGCAATCTTTCCGCATTAGTTTCGTTGAAAGATGGCTTGAATGTGGCGGTCAAGGAAATGGAGCAAAATGGGATTTCTAGTGTTTTTGTTGTCGATCGTAGTCGGCGCTTACAAGGAATTGTGACCATTGATCAAGCAATTCAAGGTATTAAAAACAAACAAAGCTTAGAGGATGTTCTTGATACGAATGTTACAAAGGTCACCAGAGATGAGTATGTTAACGACTTAATTCCAAAAGCATTGGAATCCAAATTCCCACTGGCCGTAGTAGGTGAGGATAACCGCTTAGAAGGTTACATCCTGCGTGTTCACGTTCTTTCTGGTCTTGTAGCAGAGGACGTAGAGGAAAGTAAAGAGTATCATGGGTATTATCAGCCTAGCGATACGACGAATATATAAGACTTGTAAGGGGTGCGTAGAAGCACTCCTTTTTTATGGACTAATCACTTATATGGAAAAATATGCCAATATAGAAATGTATATTTAATAAAAGGGGCAAGGGGATGAGTGGTCTTGAATTCAATCAGATAATTAGATTCCGTCGCCCCACATCATATTATAGATGATAGGATTTAAAATAGGCTTTTGAAATCTTAGACCAGAAGTAACCATTCTCTGAGGAGGTATTTCATGTCCTTTCTATCCTGTCTGGACTCCTCGCCCTCCATGGCCAGTTTCATTCTTCATGGAATAATTTAATGACGGGCATAGCCATTTTCAATATTTTCAATTTATATGTACGATTATTCCCATTAAATATCCTTCGTGGTGGGGGAGCTATGCAGGGAAGCCATCAGATGGTTATCAGATTTTAGCCCAACTTAGGTATAGAGGATAGTGATAATAACAATTGTAGTTCACATTTCTTTTAAAAGTTTAGCTGCTTGATTACAATAAAAGGAAGAGTATAAAGGAGTGTTCATGATGGGTTTAGCTAATTCTGTGCAAACATTACATAATGGAGTGAAAATCCCTTCTGTCGGTTTAGGTGTGTACAAAATTGAGGGGAATGGGGTATATGATGCTGTAAAATCAGCAATTGATCTTGGCTATCGTCATATCGATACAGCTTCCTTTTATGAAAATGAAGAAGGTGTGGGTCGTGCCGTGAAGGATAGTGGAGTTGAACGTGAAGAGCTCTTTATTACAACGAAGGTTTGGAACGATCAACAAGGCTATGAAAATACGATGGAAGCATTTGATTTAAGTTTAAATAAGCTGGGATTGGACTATGTCGATCTTTATTTAGTGCACTGGCCAGTTCCGGGGAAATATAAAGAAACGTGGAAAGCACTGGAGGATATTTATCGAAGTGGAAAGGCCAAAGCAATAGGGGTAAGTAATTTTCTACCACACCATTTGGAAGACCTTTTAAAAAGTGCGGAGATTAAACCAATGGCCAATCAAATCGAACTGCATCCACAATTGTCCCAATTGGAAACGCGTGAATACTGCAAGAAACATGATATTATCGTGGAAGCATGGGCCCCATTAGGGAAAGCATCTTATTTTGATCACCCAGTTCTACAGCAACTTTCGGAAAAGCATGGAAAAACTCCAGCTCAAATCATTGTAAGATGGGATTATCAGCACGGGATCGTGACCATTCCAAAATCAACGAAAGCAGAACGTCAAAAAGAGAATGCGGATATCTTTGATTTTGAACTTTCAGGAGAAGATATGGAATTAATAGATGGTATGAATGAAGATAAACGAATTGGAGCACACCCAGATAAATTTAATTATTGAAAAAAGGCAAGGAGCTGCTCCTTGCCTTTTTGTATTCGGGTTGGCCCGACTGATGATATTCGGCGTTTACGCCCAAGAATCCGGCGATTCATTTCATAATTCGGCGCTCAGTCCACGTTTTCCGGCGAAAAAATCCATAATCCGGCGGTTTCAAATTATTCGGCGTTTACGCCCAAGAAACCGGCGATTCATTTCATAATTCGGCGTTCGGTCCACATTTTCCGGCGAAAAAATCCATAATCCGGCGATTTCAATTTATCCGGCGTTTTTACGCCCAAGAATACGGCGGTTCATTTCGTAATTCGGCGCTCGGTCCACATTTCCGGCGAACGAAACGCCGCTCACACCAAAAACAAAAGCCTTGTCCTCATTTGCCGAGCTCCTATTTCACAGCCTATTAATATCCGCGCTCTACCAAATCAAGCTTCCCAGTCTTCGGATCAATAACTAGTCCGTGAACCGGTGTACCTGCTGGAAGCAGAGGGTGGTTCCGTAAAATCTCCACACTATTTTGTACAGACGCTTCAACTGTGTCAAAACCTTTTAACCACTGTTTTAAATCTAGTCCAGCATGCTCCAATGTTTGCACCTTTTCTTCGGAAACACCGCGTTTTTTCATGCGATCTAGTACAGCTTCTCCTTCTAATTTACCCATTCCGCAACGGTGATGTCCGATAATGAAGACTTCATCTGCTTCTAGCATATAAAGCGCGATAAGAATACTGCGAACGACACTATCAAAAGGGCTCGTAATGATTCCGCCGGCGTTTTTTACCATTTTAACGTCCCCGTTTTTAATGTTCATTGCGTTTGGTAGAAGTTCGATGAGTCGTGTATCCATGCAGCTTAATACAACTGCTCGTTTTTTCGGCAGCCCTTCCACCTCATATGGAACATACAATTCCTCTTCTACAAATTTCTGGTTAAAGGATAATACATCATCTAATAACATAGTTTCTACTCCCCTATCTTCATTTGTTCTCTATATTAAAATACCAGAAATTTTTAATTAATGAAAATATCCCATTGACTTTGAAAATCGGAAAGCATACTATAGAGGAAATTTATGAGAGGAGGTCACCAAAATGGAAAAAGTTATCGCAGTGAAACAATACCAGATTGTAGGATACTACAACTTCATATCGAACGTGACCTTCGCTGAACGTGTATTCTAATATTCGTGCATAAATTGGGATAGAAGTATATTTCGTACAGGTTTATAGGAAGTAATGTAGGTCACGTGAAAAGAGTCCGTGGCTATTTTTGTGCGTTTTTTTAACCGCATGCGTCTAGGGACGTATGCGGTTTTTTTAATTCTTATGTTAGTTTGCAAGGGTTCTATCCTTTGCTTTCTATATAAAAAATTTGGAGGGATGATTTTATGCTAATCACAAAAATGAAAAATGAAAAGTTGTTCGACGGAAGGAACGAGAGCGGATAGTAAAACAAGTTCAAATGTAAAAGAAGGTGGCAGCATGTTTAACATTTTTATACGATTTAATGGAAAATTTAACCAGTACTTTAGAAGATACACATTCGTATTTATTATTAAATTTAAAATGAAATATAAACTTCCTATGGTTGATCGTACGGTGTTAATCGTTTCTAGAAACCATAGCTAAAAAAATGAAGGAGGAAATGAAATGGCTTTGACAAGATCTGAGATTGCAAAAAATGAAGAATGGAAAGAAAGTGGCTAGTGGAACGAATAAAAAGAAGTAGGTGAATGCATGTTTCAAGTGTTTAAGAAGTTAGATTGGTTTTTTAAAAAATATTGGAAAAGATACACATTTGCGATAACCGCACTTATAATTGGAAGCTTGATTGAGATAATCCCACCTCGATTAATTGGAATGGCGATTGATGAAATTCAATTTAATACGCTAACGATGGATCGTATAGTGGAGATTTTACTTATCTTCGGTGGGCTTATCATCGCAAGCTATTCTATCAATTTTTTATGGGATTATACATTATTTAGTGGAGCAATGATTATGGAGCGCACCATGCGCTCCCGTTTAATGGGGCACTTTTTACGGATGACCCCAACCTTTTTTGGAAAGAACCGGACAGGAGATTTAATGGCCAGATCTACCAATGATTTAAAAGCCATTTCCTTAACTACAGGCTTTGGTGTTTTAACATTAGTAGATTCTAGTGTCTTTATGTTGATGATTATTGCCATGATGGGCTTTTCAATTAGCTGGAAGTTAACAATTGCAGCACTCATTCCACTTCCAATTATGGCAGTGGTCATGCATAAGTATGGGAATGTGATCCATAATCGCTTTACGAAAGCACAAGCAGCTTTCGGGGAAATGAATAACGATGTGCTGGAATCCATTCGAGGAGTTCGCGTTTTACGGGCATTCGCACAAGAGACTCATGATAGTGATAGATTTCAAGTGATGACGGAAGATGTTTATGAGAAAAATATTGCGGTTGCCAAGATTGATGCGCTTTTCGAACCAACGATGAAAATATTAGTAGGCTTATCTTATACAATAGGTCTAGGATACGGGGCAACCTTAGTGTTTCAAAATACGTTAACACTTGGGGAACTCGTATCCTTCAACGTGTACCTAGGGATGTTAATTTGGCCAATGTTTGCAGTGGGCGAGCTAATCAACGTCATGCAAAGGGGAAATGCTTCCCTTGATCGTGTGAATGAAACTTTAGACTATAAAGCTGATGTGGAAGATCCGCAGCATCCACAGTTAGTTGGTAGTTTGAATTCCATAGAATTTGAGGGTGTGAGTTTCCAATATCCGGACACGGAGGAACCACAGCTGTCTCATATTAACTTGAAAGTGGAACAAGGAGAGACGATTGGAGTAGTAGGAAAAACTGGGTCTGGAAAAACAACCTTATTCCGATTACTGCTACGTGAATATCCAGGAGTAACTGGCTCTCTTCGTTTGTCTGGAGTCTCGATTGATGAACTTCCATTAGAAGTAACGAGAGGTTGGATTGGATATGTACCGCAGGAACAAATTATGTTCTCGCGTACCATTCGAGAAAACATTCAGTTTGGAAAAAGTGAGGCAACGGATGAAGAGATTTATCGTGTGATGGAGATGGCTCATTTTCTAGACGATATTAAAAATTTGCCTAAGGGATTGGACACAAAAGTCGGAGAGAGCGGGGTCACTCTTTCCGGTGGTCAAAAACAACGTGTTGCCTTGGCACGTGCATTTATTAAAGACCCAAACCTATTGTTGCTTGATGATGCCTTATCAGCCGTAGATGGAAAAACAGAAACATTGATCATTAACCATCTCAAGCAAGAGAGAAAAGGAAAAACAACCTTTATTACAGCTCATCGAATGTCAGCTGTTCAGCATGCTGACCAGATTATTGTACTCGATGATGGAAAAATTGTAGAGCGTGGTACGCATGACGAACTCATGAAGACAGAGGGTTGGTATTGTGAGCAGTATAAACTGCAGCAGTTAGAGGAACAGGAGGTGAGCTCCTAATGAAGAAGACAACGGAACGTCGTTTATTTGATTATGCGATGCAGTTTAAAAAGATTATTATGATAGGCTTAGTTTGCCTTATCATAGCCGTAGGACTGGAGCTTGCTGGTCCGCTGATTGCAAAGCGAGTCATTGACGAACATATTACAGGGGTAGAAACTACGTGGTTTCAAGTAGAAGAAAACGATGATCGATACACGGTTGCCTTTGCAGGGAACTTTTATAAACGGTCAGATCGTATGGAAGCAAGCGATGAAAAGGTAGCAGAAGCGACCGTTTTACAAGTGAAGCGATCCTATTACTTCATTCATGAGAAAGTTCCTTTAGAAGGACAACGAAATGTAAACGATGGAACAATTACGATTCAAACACAGGATAAAGAAGTCAAGACACAAGGAGAACGCTTGTCATTGTCGGAGCTTTATTCGTTCTTCCAGCCAGAGCAACGACCTATTATGTATTTGCTCGGCTTGTATGTTGCGCTGTTGCTGATTGCATCTGTCTTCCAATTTGGAAAAACATATAACTTGCAGAAGGCGAGTAATCGGATTGTACAGCAAATGAGAAATGATATCTTTGCTCATACCCAAAAGGTACCAATCGATTATTACATCAATCGACCAGCTGGGAAAATCGTAGCTCGCATTACAAATGATACGGAAGCAATTAGAGATCTCTATGAACGAGTTCTATCCGTATTCATTACGAGCTTTATTTACATGGCAGGGATTTACATTGCCTTGTTCATCTTAGATATCCGATTAGCTTTATTCTGCTTATTGCTTATTCCGATTATCTATGTCTGGATGAAAGTATATAAGTATTTTGGATCTAAATACAACAAAGTAGTCCGATCTACGATTAGTGAAATCAATGGAAATATTAACGAATCCATTCAGGGCATGCCAATCATTCAAGCTTTTCGTAAAGAAAAGCAGATTAATGAGGAATTTGAAGTGCTCAATACAAGGCATTTCACGTATCAAAGAAAGCTTGTTAAATTAAGCGCCTTAACCTCCCATAATCTAGTAAACGTCCTTCGTAACATAGCGTTCGTTGCGTTTATTTGGTACTTTGGATCGCAATCACTAGGCGTTGGAAGTATCGTGACCGTTGGGGTATTGTATGCATTCGTCGACTATTTAACCAGGTTATTCGAACCTGTCACAAA is from Radiobacillus kanasensis and encodes:
- a CDS encoding MarR family winged helix-turn-helix transcriptional regulator encodes the protein MNKLELHELIELYTSTMNEVNRRVNVIMNDKVHQELTTDQFGTLRFLDKHQPTTSTEIANEFSIGKSAVTAQVNRLFERGLIDRRRDEEDRRIVYLQLTEKGKALVEEGTERLYEVLGDILTQFSKEEVTTFVHSLEKLVTILRER
- a CDS encoding MMPL family transporter encodes the protein MKQIIRFRWVVLAAWIVVAACLFIFSPNLQELVREKGQIGVPDGYSSTEAAQMIERMSENNNKDTISAVMVFHEDEALTDAEKSEVGDAIETLQDQSDKLGLSEILSFQDDPRIEEQVVSEDNTTILVPFEVSLEDREIEKARDEINEAVEDVEVDHLLTGEAFISQDVVINSEEGLKKTEYITVGFILLILFIVFRSLVAPFIPLLTVGISYLAAQGVVSILADTIDFPLSTFTQIFMVAVMFGIGTDYCILLISRFKEELAHHESVGEAVIATYKAAGKTVFFSGLAVLIGFSTIGLSTFSLYQSAVAVAVGVAVVLIALATLVPFFLVVLGKKLFWPFDKNVSHSESKLWGSVGSFAWTRPLIALLIVLAFVVPSLVTYDGSKSYNSLEEIGDEYGSVKAFDWISDSVGPGEAMPTTVVLETKGKIDSSQEFEDIELISKELANIDGVKSVRSATRPTGELLEDFTITSQTGQLGEGIGKSIDGIDQIQSGLADGASQLKESQPQLKEAESGVEQLLQGTQQANNGIGDMKNGLSEIQNGIESGASGAGEIKAGLQEIQKNLQATIDGNKDVLAGYQEIENGLSPIVQGYIQYTNVLSGSLNTLNDVDVEPEDQEKFDEAKGQIKSVIDGTSGLTNTLQKDILGGMSEANTGFQKSISGQEQLSAGLTDLINAVDQLQNGLNQAADGQQQVVQNIPALQNGLTQIYGGQEELKQAFSDMQDQLGQLSDGLTQSSEGLVQISDGLTEVQNYLDTFSSNETTSYVSIPDEALENEEFLEGIQPYLSDDKTITKLEVVLEDNPYSTESVELIDTVEKTVEDAIQGTSYEDAKYAIGGISSTNHDLQSISDEDYSRTVVLMLSGIFIILIILLRSLIMPIYLIGSLVLTYFTAMGLAEIIFVNIMGYEGLSWAVPFFAFVILVALGIDYSIFLMDRFNENKAMSIRDGLLHAMKNMGTVIISAAVILGGTFAAMLPSGVLSLLQIATVVLIGLFLYALIMLPLFIPVMVRFFGKLNWWPFSHNKE
- a CDS encoding ABC transporter permease — protein: MMNFPDIQSNLGKYVEEFVEFLDESLAGLFDFIFFIASRSINGIEAFLNMIPWWVFILLIVLLGWYFRSLTSGIIYGIFIFLIGTFGLWEEMMMTISVVMTAVIISLLIGIPLGIWMAFSKKFSMVMRPLLDAMQTMPSFVYLIPAIFFFGLGNVSAIFATLIYALPPVIRLTELAIRGVDPEVIESAQSFGSSKWQMLKKVQLPQALPTIMAGVNQTTMMALAMVVIASMVGAQGLGEQVLISINRIDIALGFEAGISIVFLAIIIDRISGGVADRFQKHRRAK
- a CDS encoding aldo/keto reductase, which produces MGLANSVQTLHNGVKIPSVGLGVYKIEGNGVYDAVKSAIDLGYRHIDTASFYENEEGVGRAVKDSGVEREELFITTKVWNDQQGYENTMEAFDLSLNKLGLDYVDLYLVHWPVPGKYKETWKALEDIYRSGKAKAIGVSNFLPHHLEDLLKSAEIKPMANQIELHPQLSQLETREYCKKHDIIVEAWAPLGKASYFDHPVLQQLSEKHGKTPAQIIVRWDYQHGIVTIPKSTKAERQKENADIFDFELSGEDMELIDGMNEDKRIGAHPDKFNY
- a CDS encoding quaternary amine ABC transporter ATP-binding protein — protein: MSNEKIKIDHVSKIFGPKPKSVINLVEQGMTKAEILEETGHTVGVYDASMEINEGEIFVIMGLSGSGKSTLIRCFNLLNKPTGGAIYVDGENIVEYNPTKLKKFRQDKIAMVFQHFGLFDHRTVLGNIEYGLEIKGIPKEEREKIARENLEIVGLKGYEDKYPDELSGGMQQRVGLARALTNDPDILLMDEPFSALDPLIRRDMQLELLDIQERLKKTIIFITHDVNEAFKLGDRVAVMKDGKVVQVGSPEEIIAEPANDYISNFIKDIDRSKVLQADHVMSNLSALVSLKDGLNVAVKEMEQNGISSVFVVDRSRRLQGIVTIDQAIQGIKNKQSLEDVLDTNVTKVTRDEYVNDLIPKALESKFPLAVVGEDNRLEGYILRVHVLSGLVAEDVEESKEYHGYYQPSDTTNI
- a CDS encoding beta-class carbonic anhydrase, with product MLLDDVLSFNQKFVEEELYVPYEVEGLPKKRAVVLSCMDTRLIELLPNAMNIKNGDVKMVKNAGGIITSPFDSVVRSILIALYMLEADEVFIIGHHRCGMGKLEGEAVLDRMKKRGVSEEKVQTLEHAGLDLKQWLKGFDTVEASVQNSVEILRNHPLLPAGTPVHGLVIDPKTGKLDLVERGY
- a CDS encoding ABC transporter ATP-binding protein; amino-acid sequence: MFQVFKKLDWFFKKYWKRYTFAITALIIGSLIEIIPPRLIGMAIDEIQFNTLTMDRIVEILLIFGGLIIASYSINFLWDYTLFSGAMIMERTMRSRLMGHFLRMTPTFFGKNRTGDLMARSTNDLKAISLTTGFGVLTLVDSSVFMLMIIAMMGFSISWKLTIAALIPLPIMAVVMHKYGNVIHNRFTKAQAAFGEMNNDVLESIRGVRVLRAFAQETHDSDRFQVMTEDVYEKNIAVAKIDALFEPTMKILVGLSYTIGLGYGATLVFQNTLTLGELVSFNVYLGMLIWPMFAVGELINVMQRGNASLDRVNETLDYKADVEDPQHPQLVGSLNSIEFEGVSFQYPDTEEPQLSHINLKVEQGETIGVVGKTGSGKTTLFRLLLREYPGVTGSLRLSGVSIDELPLEVTRGWIGYVPQEQIMFSRTIRENIQFGKSEATDEEIYRVMEMAHFLDDIKNLPKGLDTKVGESGVTLSGGQKQRVALARAFIKDPNLLLLDDALSAVDGKTETLIINHLKQERKGKTTFITAHRMSAVQHADQIIVLDDGKIVERGTHDELMKTEGWYCEQYKLQQLEEQEVSS
- a CDS encoding ABC transporter substrate-binding protein translates to MKKVFVGVSLLLLFILAACGGSGGGDGEESLDKIVLADAGWDSIRFHNAVAQTIMEEGYGYETEVKPGSTAATIQGLREGDINVYMEVWTDNIKEVYNEAIEAGDFENVSTNFDDNTQGLYVPTYVIEGDEERGIEPMAPDLKTVADLKNYPELFEDPEDPGKGRLINAPSGWAVAETITQKFETYGLGETFNNFMPGSDAAIVTSLADAYDSGEAWVGYYWSPTAVTAMYDLTLLEEPPYDEETWKENKGTEFPPNDVIVATHKDFKDQAPEVYEFLKNYETSSALTEEALVYMNENEASAEDAAVWWIKEHEDLWTKWVPEDIATKVKDSL